From Plasmodium cynomolgi strain B DNA, chromosome 9, whole genome shotgun sequence:
CAGTAcggcaaaatgaaataggaaaaaaaaaaaaNNNNNNNNNNNNNNNNNNNNNNNNNNNNNNNNNNNNNNNNNNNNNNNNNNNNNNNNNNNNNNNNNNNNNNNNNNNNNNNNNNNNNNNNNNTNtttttttttttatttccccctttttttgtgtgccctttttttcaccttaaaaatatttcataatcATCACGAGTGCCATTTAATCACATGAGGAGCACTAACGGAAGTTGCGCTTTGGTCTCATTTTCCTGTCCATAAGACAGTAGCAGAGGTGTCGACAGACCCCTCCCCACCCTTCCCATAACTGCTTTTTTATGCGTGTATTACTTGATGTAGCATAGTAGGGAACACgcaggggagaaaaaaaaaaaaattgagcagtTGTGTAAGATCGAGGAAAAGAGTGAAATTTTTCGAACACACTCGAAAGGCTACCCTTTGAGGAACAATTTACAATCCCGCGAAAGCGCTAAATAAGACAAACTCTGCCCCATTTGTAGGCAAACTTTAAAGGTAGGTGtccacataaaaaatgaaaaaataaaggcaaGAAAAAGCGTGCCATTGCATACGATGTGGTCCTATAAGTCGAGCTAAAGATGCGTTAGTGGGTGGAGTGCCTACATataaatgtgcatgtgcatgtacatgtacatgtgcatatgacCCTGTACATGTGTGAGGAAACCCCCCCTAATGATGCGCTGTGCGAATTTGGCGAACTCCCTGCAGGTTACCAACATTCTACTtgccacacacacacgcacgcaCGCAATTGTCGCAACAACCTCGGGGGCAATAAAATGGATGGAAGTAGTAAAGGCAACACgaaaaatgaggagagtAACGacaatgagaaaaataacaaggaggagaataaaataaatgtgggGGGGTTTCAATTCTTTGCTAATACGTGCGAAGAGAagttaaaacattttttggaaaattatttcagCGCAAAAAGCAGAGCGGATTTAACCTTCAAAGCGGAAAATCAAGTGGTGGGAATACCCACGGGGGGGAGTGCTCAGATCAGTGGGGGAGCAGATGGAAAGGAGGGACACACAAACTGCAGTAGTAATGACCATGCTGGAAATGACCATGTGGCGAATGACTCCTCCAACGAGAACGAAGACGAGCAAGAAAAttactttgaaaaaaaaccccCCATCAAAAGCAATTACGACAAAATGGCCATCAACCTGGTGGACGAAGTGCAGCAGTTCATAAAGCCCTACGTCAATGAGCGGCACAAAATTGTCGTCCAAGGAATTATCGGGGAGAACAAGAAGCAGGGGGTAGGGAGGAAAAGGGTGAACAATCGGGAAAGGTTCCTCCCATTGTACACACATGGCGCATATACACCATTGCGGCTTTTCCTATTCCGTAATGGCAATGCGTCGCCAAACGTGAAGTCCCACCAACGGTGGCCTCGCGTTAACTGtacatacagaaaaaaaaaaatgaatatcttAACGTGGTTAACACTTTGCCCGTTCCTTTCACTTATGCAGATTCACGTTGCCTCCAAGTCCCTCTGGAACGTCGAAACAGATAACTACATTTCGGCGAAGTACGTCAacgatttcatttttgtcaccGTGATGGTCTTCCTTTTGTACAACGagtgaaaggaaaaaaaaaaaaaaaaaaagaaaaactgtaGACCAAATGTTTATTCCCTTGGCGGAATTGTGGCACTTGTGCTCACGTTAGcgcattttaattttatcccTTTGGCCAAGTCTTCTTcgccataatttttttttttttcctttttgctgccaATCCTTCGCTAtcgtttcttttcctcttcgcTGCTATGCCCGTGTTTGttaatttccccccttttttgtgttccttttCAATATAACCGCTGGCACGATTTTGCGCGAAcggcgaaaaggaaaaattggaaaaagaaaaaaaagaggaaatcaATTCGGGAGGGCTGCATATTAAAGGTGGTTTTAAACATATGCCAACTTGAAAACAACAGCCCAGTCCtgttcttcacttttttgcgctcttttttttttacccatttttgcgctctttttttccacccatttttgtgctattttttttttttccacatgaACAAAGCTgggcaggaaaaaatggcttgaaaaaaaaaaaaaaaaaaaggcgtaaGTGAACATAAAACTTGGGCCcattttaaagaataaaTCGAAAGCATTCATTTCCTCTATAAGTCGTTGTGTTGTACTTGTTATATCTTCACAAGTGGAATGTCTCCTTGTGTAGAAATCTTCTCAGTTGCAACTGCATAAGAAGAAGGATAATTCATCGCAGCGAACGAGAAGCGCCAGGGCagaaaaatgcgcaaaaagtgagccaaaaaaaaaatgcaaaaaagagcagcaaaaaatatatcaagtAAAAAACCACGCGCATGACACTTTTCACCttttaaacaattttatttccacagTTAAGAGGGAAAAGCTTTTCACACAACTTGCCGCTTTTTCACCTGATAATATATTCTTCTATACTGGCAAACACGCACAAGAAACTCGAACTCCCCGCGCGTgcccccccattttgacgacaaaagatttaaaaaaatggccgcGTACCATACACATGCGAGCGAGGGATTATAAacaatatacacatgtgtggtTTATAAGTACACACGCAATAGATCACATTAATGAGGCCCTTTGGaagttttttcctccattttgttgtgcTTAATtaatgtgcatgtatatgtatatgttcatatttacGTACActgtataattatatatatatgcttttttttttttttttttttttttcccttcacgCGAGTGTGCCAATAAATTCATCCAAAATTACGCGAATATTTTGATTTGCCTCCATTTTTGGTAAAGAGAATTCCCCTTCTTGTAACGAAGCATGCTTGCCTTTGTTTTGGTCCCCATCAAttcatgaatatatttttatatacaccTGCTTACACGCCCTTCATAGTCCGCTCTCCTCTTGCAAACCATAACATACCGTGAATGTGCTGCTTTAATCGCTAAGGCGAGGCGCAACCCCTTCTTCTCGCAACAAGTGCAGCCCACGCGGGTACGCTTACGCGATCACGAGGTTAGGTGATTGCGTGGTTACATGGTTGCATGTTCGTTAGTGCTTCCCAACTCGTGACCACATGCTTTTTGCTGccgttatatatatagagagaTAAACCAAGTACGCACATCCCGCGTCCGTTGCTATTTCCCCCCGAAAAATATCACCAAATTAACGTTCGAGTTCCAAGATGAGCAACATCCACACCCTAGCCGAGTACAGGGACGACTACGGGGAAAATCTCCCCTTCAACAGAAGTAAGAGAAGGGAGAGCACATACGTGGCCTGCACTGCACACATATTAATCTCGGCTGTGAACGTGTGGAACAGCCGCCCTCCCGTGAAACGATAATTTGAACCGCCTCCTTCTCTGCCCTACGCCCaccatatgtatgtacgcaaCAATACATAGATACATTTTCCCCCTACCCCTACAAGCACCAGAGTTCTATCAGTCCCAGAGTAGCTTCATACAAAGATCGAAACCCATTGATGTAGTAAATCTCATATTTCCGCACTTCACCTGGAAGAGTTTTATCATGGCTGTGTCCATAATAcaaataattgtttttataatatcagTTAGTATAAAGCCCGCCGATTTTTTGACTCCTTCTGGTAAGTGGCACGCAAGAGGGTATACGATCCGCGaggaaagagaaagagaTATAGGGGAGGACATGCCCCATAGAAAGGGAGAAACTTTCTCTCAGGATAAAAACCTGACGAAGTGTGCGCTCTGAGAAAGAGGCCCATTGggatgacaaaaaagaaaaaaatatattaaaataatgataaccAAACGAAGGAACCGCTCACacgtttgtattttttattccctttttttttgtagactCCCTCCTGATAACGCTAGGAGCGAATGTGGCTTCCAGGATAAAGCAAGGAGAAATTCACAGATTGATTCTGcccatatttttacatgcgAACATAtttcacacattttttaatgtgtTTTTCCAGTTAAGAATGGGATTTACGTTGGAGAAAAATTACGGCATTGTGAAGgttattattctttatttcttGACAGGCATATATGGAAACATATTATCCTCCTCTGTTACTTACTGCCCTATCAAAGTTGGTGCAAGCACCTCCGGCATGGGATTACTGGGCGTTGTAACATCTGAATTATTGCTACTATGGCATATTATTAGACATAGAGAGAGAGTCATTTTTAAcgttatctttttttctttaatttcttttttttactattttacaTTTAACGGGTCGAATATTGATCATGTTGGTCATTTGGGAGGATTGCTCTCAGGTAAGTTTATAGCTCATCCTTATCCCCGGGACCCTTCAAAAGAAGGGGAGGGGGTGGTAATCCCCAAATCAATGTGTTATTTTGCGTAGGATGAGTCCTTTCACGCGGGACTTACCCTCTCGTGTGTACATGTTTATATGAACATGCATCCCTCCCCCACAGATGTGCAGCTTTGTGTAGATATAtacgcccattttttttttcttcttcttccccccaccGCAGGCATATCCATGGGCATACTCTACAACagccaaatggaaaacaaGCCGTCCTGGTACGACCACATGAAAATAGTTTCCTATTCCTGCTTAGCTCTGTTAGCCATCGTCCCTCCGATTGTTTTGTTTACCGTACCGCGCACCTGCTAACTGGGTTCCGTCGATTTGAATAATTTGTGAAgcgtgcatgtatatgtacgtacacaggcacacacacgtgtgtCGAGGTGGGCCGATACGCTTAGAGTCATCATCAAGTTGCGCGCCTTGGCAAGAACAGTAAAGAAGAAGGCCCCGAATTTGTTTCTATTCACCACCCTTTCCCGCTTTAATTTGTGACCACAACGATAACCATAATGATAACCTTAACGATGATGTGATGATCAACACCATCAATACTGGTAACGGCATGCCAACTTTTTAAGCCGCAGTACGTATTTGCCCgctttccaatttttttcctttttttttcgtaacaacatttttttgttaaattttaaatacacAGAGAAGacttgcattttttaaatgagcATTCGTTTTCCGCCACGGTGTAGTTGCGCAATGGACGCGCAAAAAGGGATAAACGGTAAAGGtgctttttattctttgtAGGCTCATGCCATTCGCTTGAGAATAGCAAATGAACGTGTATGCATAACCGTTTCTGTAGTTATGTTCAGCGAGCATGCTGCAATGTTGCTTGTTCGCAAGGGTAGTTGGCCCATGCGCATTGGGGAGAAGCGCGACAAAAAAACTttgcatatgtgtacaccCTCGATGAGAGCTTTCCGTAGGGTAGATCGTTTTCTGGAAAATTCCACATCGCAGTATAAGACGCGTACACACAGGGGTGCACTTTTCTCCTCCAGCTCTGTGCACCGCGAGCAGGAGCCgagttttcaaaaaaatcacattAAAAAACTTGAAGAGCCACTGAGCAAGTGCTCATCGCTCCGTTGTGCTCTACATTGCTTCGGTTGGCttcgcttttattttcattttaattttttttttgttttttttaaaattttgtaaaaaacaaacgaaaatatttataatttacttaaaaaattataaaataaaaaataacgtgacaaaaaaataaagagtaaaataaattaactaACAAATGGTGGAATCTCGCACGTGTACATAGGACGTCGTGCTCATGCGCATTGGGACGGGTGGGGGGACTGAGGCATTCCTTTATGTTACGCCACTTTTTATGATGCCTTCAGCTTTCGCCCTCAACTTTTtgatgttcttttttttcagcacaCCTATTTCGTTGAAAGCGATGTACATCAGTTTGTCGCATTCGACCTGCGTGGATTGGCGGCGGAAGGAAGTGGAATGAGGCGGGATGAGGCGGGATGAGGCGGGATGAAGCGAAGAGAAGCGTAGGATGTCGCATGACGTGGACACAAAATAGGGCAACCAAACAGGGGAGGGCGCGAAACGTTCGTGAAGCTACTCTCTCATCCACTATTTCCTGCGCTCAAGTTGTCACGCAACAGGttggtgaataaaaaaaaaaaaggggtttcCCACGGTCCGCCCGTTTCACGTCCACCCCTTCACCAGTGCCTCCTATGCTTACCATATTTTTGGTTGTCTccttaaataataataggATGGACTCTAATGAATTTAAttcaattaatttttcctgaTTCATTTTAAACAAGGCCAATGTGATTCTGAAGATAATTTTGTCTCCTTCGTAGAAGAGGCAGTCCCATATGCGTAACGTCGTGGTGATCTGAccaagggggaggggaggggaaTACGAACCCGTGTGGAGTGATTTGTACAGAATTGTGTGGATAGATATGCACAGAATTGAGGGCGTAGAAGCCCTGGAACACGCACATCCGCTTGTGCACGTAGAACGACGAGCCGCAGCGCTTCGGGTGAGCGAAGGACCCCTGTCAAGTGCTCACCGGAAAGGCCGTGCAAAATAAGCACAACAGCCACTCGGAACAAATCCAGGAAAGGTCAACGTCGAATTCTCTGTCGGGGTGAGCAAAAGGGTGGGCAAAtgatgggggaaaaaaggacgaaCGACGAAGGACGAACGATGAATGCACGCTATAGAGTAGCCATATCGCGCAGCTGCTTATGCACACGCAGAGGGCCTACTTTAAACGCAAGTGCACATCCGGCAACTTCGTTCGTATCAATTCTTCTATGACGATAATGTCCCTACGAAGCCCCCTCATTTCGTTGTTGTAATAATCTGCGCGGTGTGAAGGGGGAGGTGAAATGATTTAGGAGGGGGGCATAGCCACATAACGATACGTGTGATGGATGCCTCTCAAAAAAAGTGGTCTGGTCGGCATATCACCGTGTGGTTGACATATCACCGTGTGGTTGACATATCACCGTGTGGTCGGCATATCGCCGTGTGGTCGGCACAGCACATGTACTAACCGCTGATGTTAATTTTCTCGTGAGAATAATCCGAATCGATTAACTGGACAATTGACCAAAAGGCTAATTcttcctttaaaaatattaacgcGATGGCGGCGATAAAATTCATGCTCTGCGGGGGGGATGAAGCGATcgagaagggggggagaaaatgtGGAGagaaaatatggaaagaaaaaacggaaagaaaaaatggggagaaaaaatggggagaaaaaatggggagaaaaaatggagatcaAATCTCGGGATAAAACTTTAACGAGACGCATGTGTTAAACTTCACAGCGGGGGGCACCTCCGAAGATcacaaagtaaaataaacCACTCAAGCACTAGTTCAAGTACTCAGGCCATTTTCTTTACACAAAAGTATAGCTATGCGCATATATCTCTTTAAAATCATTATCCTCATCAGGGCTTAGAATACTACAGTGAAAATCTCCGTCTTCTCCTCACCTGGcagtaatttattttgggCTTATAAACAGCAAAGGCGTGCAGGACGTTCCTCAGCTGAATTAATCCGGGGGAGTTCATCCGGTACTTCgaagaagggagaaaaaaaaaaaaaaaaaaaaaaaacatatataaatgcgGTAAGTGGGTTAATCTTAAATAACTATAAGGTGATCCCAAAGCAAATATATTGCCGGGTACACTAATAGGATCgatcatatgtacacatcTAATCCGTATTGTCATAAAACTACACACACGTTTTTATTATGTGGGAAGGTTCGGATTATATCCAACTCAATTTGACTGAGGACTTTCGCCTCGAGTTCACTGTTTAGGCATCTGTAGAGTGAACAAAGGAAGGTAAAAGCTGGTATGGTGTAACAATTCGGGGAAATGCAGCGTGCTCAGTCAATCCCATGAATCCCATGTTTGGATTGCCCAACTGGGGTAGTCATATATGCCGCAAATGTGGGCGCCGCCACTGTTGTTGTAGCCACTggatgttttattttttcctttttttcttttttttctttttttgtccccgCTATGGTTCCTTACTTTTCATATATGGTAGGATACTTCAGGTACAGCACCATGCTATCTAACAGGTACGGCCATATGTCCGGTCTACGAATGGGGGAATTAGCACGGAGCGGTTGTTACGTGTGCGCTCATTCGCTCACTTATTTATcctcttatttttattactattcatgttgatattttattttattttttttttgctcaactGGTTGCATATTTGACGAACCTTAGCTTGTCCGGAATGCCCTTTCTAATTAGCGTTTTTAGgtagtaacttttttttatgtccctTTTGAAGGTAAAATATAACTGCCACCTAtgagaggagggggaagggggaggtGATCAACTCAGATACAATGCGCAAATTTGCATAATATGGgagcacacacatgtgcgttGGCGCAGAACGTGTGGAGCACCACGTCTCCCCCTATGACCATTGCGACGTGGCTTAGTTTCTCCCAGGGGGGTaccttttttcaatttttttcttatgctTCTCTAGTGCCCGTTTATCAGTAGTAGATTCGGCTGGGTATTCTTTATTCTTCTCGAACCCATAATGATCATATTCGTTATCTGAGCGGATGGGGTGAGAAGGAGATTTGCATGGAGATGGGGCGCGCGTTAGAATGAGCCGTATGTCAGAATGAGCCGCATGTCAGAATGAGTCGCTACGCAGAGGGGGGGCCCGCACGGTGATGACTGAGTGGCTTATAAGATAATTCGTTCCATCTACGCTGTTCTCTGCACTCGTGTCTGCCCCCTATTCTGCTCTCATCTCGTCTCATTTCGTCTCATCTCGTCTACTCTCTATTCCCTGCGCCCTCTTCTAGGCTCTCCTCCCGCTTCTGTACCACTGTTGGCCGTCAGGTAGTTATTCGATTCCGGGTTGGCATTAGAAAAAGCATTGTCTGAGTCGAGGTCGAAGTTCTTATTCAATTTaatcttgtttttttctttgaagaaatttattctcatttttttttagaataacGCTCACCTAAAAATCATTTTCGATATTTACTGCTTTGGATAAATGTGTATAATAATTTGCTTCCGGAACATCAATTGTTGCCTTCCGCgtgtttttgcttttctcaGTTTGGTTAGTGTCACCAGGGATACTGGTGATTTGGCTGCTGGGTGAGCTGcccctgctgctgcttccACTTCTGCTAGCACGGTCACGTCTGCTAGCACTGTCACTTCTACTAGCACTGTCACGTCTGCTAGCACTGTCACTTCTACTAGCACTGTCACTTCTACTAGCACTGTCACGTCTGCTAACACTGTCACTTCTGCTAGCACTGCCACTTCTGCTAACACTGTCACTTCTACTAGATAGTACTTCACTCCTTTTCGAACCGGTCAGCTTTTCCAGCTATCAACTGGGGTGCTATACACTgctgttttttgttttattttttcttcctagtTCCAGCTCTTCTTATCGATATACATGATATAATAATTACTGATGAGAAAAGTTGGCTGTGAGCTATGCAACTGGTTTAGGCCATTCGGGTGGGCTACTCCTTATGGGgagttttctcctttcatATTTGCTAAGTCACACGGTTTGcgcaaatttttatcatacaaaaaaaagataattcTTGTAAAAAATCAGGGCGAATGCTATACAAAgatattattaatacatCATTAAATAAAACTACAAAAGGCGTgcgcaaaattttattcctaAATTCTCcgactttaattttttttttttttttttcttttagaTTAGTATAGAATCTTAACTGAGTGATATATGCTAGTATGGAGTACTTGGGGACACCGCAAGAGTTCGCGCAGGATTTGCATGAGCATACATAACGCACGTGTATGCGTGCAGGCATATGTACTGTACTGTGCGGACGTGTACACGCATACGCTACGCGTTGGTATAATTACAGGGAGGCCAGGGATGCACGCTTAGCGCAAATGATAGATGGCTGTCGGGGGATAGTCAAAAATGGGCGGCCAAAAAATGGtacacagaaaaggaaaaaaaaaaaaaaaaaagttttggGAAGGGAGTATTCGGGAGGAGCACTCGGAAGGAGCATTCGGGTGAAGCACTCGGAAGGAGCATTCAGGCGGAGCATTCGTGAGGAGCATTCGGACAGGCGAAAATGAACATGCATCGCGCACGGCGAGGGAAATTTCCAATGGGGCTAATTACtcaggcaattttttgccGCACGCGGTCCCCACCCAAATCGTCAAGTCAATGCGCGTACATAAGCATACAGCACATGTGTACTTATACGAGTGCGTAATGTTGAAGCAAACGCGCAATCTcactgtgaaaaaaataaagaatgtGTTATGCTGAACTGCGCAGAAGTGACTGCGTGCACAAATGTCTGCTTCGGCGAGTTCGCTGTGCGCACAAATGGGTAGGAAgaggtttttattttccacccGAGTGAGGAATGTTACGCCAGTACTGCGGCAGTTATTTGCGCGTGTTAGCAGTCGAACTGGTGCGCGCGCTGGTTTTCCCACTTTGGCGATTTTTCCCCCACGGCTATGGGTACCCATACACACGTTCGTGCGCACCTGGGGGGGATGGCGTGGACGGAGCGGACGGAGAGGGCGGTGCGGATCGGGAGAATCGCGCTGATCGCGTGTGCCATGGGcaggaaataattttgtagCAATATTTTACCAAACGAGTGACTGAAGTAACGCGTTATTTCTCTGCAAATGTACGTGCAGCGTTTTTCCAGCGCGCAGTTCTTTGCTTCGTCCGCTCGAACGAAGTGacaacgaaaaaaggaggcgtgcacggggggaagaaaaatgtacacacgtATGTGCGTAGGTATAAACATACACGTGCGCGGCTAATGCGGTGGAACCCCCTCCTGGGCGTAGCaacaaaggaggagaaaaaaaaaaaaatgtagaactagtgtgtgcaaaaaaatgtaccgCTTTGCAGTTCAATGAAAGATAAAttgaagtaaattttttttttttttgttaatcccGTGTACCCTTGCCTTCGTAAGGGAGGGGGGATGCCTCAGCGGAGGTGACTTGCCCCAACGCGTCCATATTTGTGGGAGTTACGGGTCAAATGGGGGAACGGCCTTCGTTAGGCATGTACACAAGCACACCTGCTCGATTTCACCTGCTCGATTTCACCTGCACGATTTCACCTGCTCGCTTCCACCTGCTCGCGTCCACCTGCTCGCGTCCACCTGCTCGCTTTCACATGCGCACTTTTACGCGCGCACATTTATATGCTTGCGTGTGTGGCCGTCCCCCCTGGCAT
This genomic window contains:
- a CDS encoding dynein light chain type 2 (putative); the encoded protein is MDGSSKGNTKNEESNDNEKNNKEENKINVGGFQFFANTCEEKLKHFLENYFSAKSRADLTFKAENQVVGIPTGGSAQISGGADGKEGHTNCSSNDHAGNDHVANDSSNENEDEQENYFEKKPPIKSNYDKMAINLVDEVQQFIKPYVNERHKIVVQGIIGENKKQGIHVASKSLWNVETDNYISAKYVNDFIFVTVMVFLLYNE
- a CDS encoding rhomboid-like protease 1 (putative) codes for the protein MSNIHTLAEYRDDYGENLPFNRTPEFYQSQSSFIQRSKPIDVVNLIFPHFTWKSFIMAVSIIQIIVFIISVSIKPADFLTPSDSLLITLGANVASRIKQGEIHRLILPIFLHANIFHTFFNVFFQLRMGFTLEKNYGIVKVIILYFLTGIYGNILSSSVTYCPIKVGASTSGMGLLGVVTSELLLLWHIIRHRERVIFNVIFFSLISFFYYFTFNGSNIDHVGHLGGLLSGISMGILYNSQMENKPSWYDHMKIVSYSCLALLAIVPPIVLFTVPRTC
- a CDS encoding GTPase activator protein (putative), which encodes MRINFFKEKNKIKLNKNFDLDSDNAFSNANPESNNYLTANSDNEYDHYGFEKNKEYPAESTTDKRALEKHKKKIEKRWQLYFTFKRDIKKSYYLKTLIRKGIPDKLRPDIWPYLLDSMVLYLKYPTIYEKCLNSELEAKVLSQIELDIIRTFPHNKNYRMNSPGLIQLRNVLHAFAVYKPKINYCQHEFYRRHRVNIFKGRISLLVNYYYNNEMRGLRRDIIVIEELIRTKLPDVHLRLKEFDVDLSWICSEWLLCLFCTAFPITTTLRIWDCLFYEGDKIIFRITLALFKMNQEKLIELNSLESILLLFKETTKNMVECDKLMYIAFNEIGVLKKKNIKKLRAKAEGIIKSGVT